TAGACAGATGGATGTTGTACCGGTTTCAAGAGACAATCGTATTTATCTGCCTGCAAGATTTGTGGCAGAGGCATTTGGATACAAGGCAGACTGGGATAATAACAGAAATGCGGTTATGATAAGTTATGATTCACAGAGAGAAGATGTTAAAAATTCTCAAACTTCAAGAAGCGGAATTTCAAGGAATATACCTCAAAATATATTCAGCAAAACTATAAGTTGCGGTTCACAGGGAGAAGATGTCGAAAAACTTCAAATCGCACTTGAAACTTTGGGATATTATAATTCCAGTATTGATGGAGTTTTTGGATCATACACACAAGATGCGGTAATTAATTTTCAAAAAGCGAACGGATTAGATGCAGATGGGATTGTTGGACCTGCTACACAAGAAGCTATTTCAAAAACAGATAATATACAGACTATTATAGCAAATAAGTTGCAAGAAATTAAAAATTCAAAAGATATGATAATAAATAATTCTAATACAATACAAGCCGATCTTAAAAATGTTGATTATAGCAAATATCCCATAATTATTCAAAAAGAAATGTTAATAGCAAATGATATTGTAAACAAAAAAGTTCCTTATGTGTGGGCTGGAGGACATGGTGAAATTGTATCGGGATATTCGCCGGACGCATCACACGGACTTGATTGTTCAAGTTTCGTAGGATATATCCTTTATCATGCCACAGGAAATTCAAATTGGGATACAACAGCTGATTTACAATATAATTTATGTATTCCGGTAAAGCAACAAGATTTGCAACCCGGAGATTTATTGTTCTATGGTTCAGGAAACAATATTACACATGTAACTATGTATGTTGGAAATGGATATATGGTTCAAGAGTATGAAGCCGGTTTGCCGGCAATATATACAGAAACGAGTTATGATTTTGTTGCAGCAGGAAGACCAAAAGAAATTAAATAATTTTTTATGATATACTTATAAAAGGGCTTAAAATATGGATAAATCAGGAAAAAATAAAATTTTAAAATGTGACTTTATGAAAAAATCAAAGATGTTAATTGCGATTGGTTTATTTGAAAATACTATAATATTTTTATTAAACCATTTTATAAATTTACCGGATTTTGTAGTAGGATTAGGTTATGGAATTGGTACTGGTCTTGAATTAGTAGGGCTTTATTTTATTAAACATAATAATCCAGTCATGCCAAATTGGAAAAGAAAACTTTATAAAAAATTCAATAGGTTAAGCAATGAATAAGGATGGATTATGAGGCAAGAAAAGAAAATAATAGAGTAGCCCACTACTTGCTGTTTCAAGCTTTAGCGGAGTGAAAGGAATGACTATAAAGATGGATAAAAAGGTGATTGTTGATATACTGAACGAAATAGGACTTTTGTTAGAGCTAAAAGGGGAGAATCCTTTTAAATCAAGAGCATATTATAACGCTGCCCGTACAATTGAGGTGCTTGATGAAGATATAGAGGCACTTGTAAAAGAAGACAGATTAAAATATGTAAAGGGTATAGGAGAGGCTATTAATAAAAAGATTAGTGAGCTTATTTTAACAGGAAAGCTTGTATATTATGAGAATTTAAAAGCATCAATACCGGAAGGGCTTGTAGAAATGCTTAAAGTGCCGGGGCTTGGACCTAAAAAGATTAAAATTATATACGATAAGTTGAATATAAGTACAATTGGAGAACTTGAATATGCATGTATAGAAAACAGGCTTATTGAGCTTCCGGGTTTTGGCGAAAAAACCCAGAAAAAAATCCTTGAAGGTATACAGTTTGTCAAGCAGTTCAGAGGTCAGCATCTCTTTGTTGAAGCATATAATGAAGCGGTAAAATTAAAAGCATATATTGACAATACAAATTTTGCAATAAGGTCTGAGATTGCAGGAAGTTTAAGGCGTAAAAAAGAAATTGTCAAGGATATTGATATACTTGCATCATCTAATAATTCTCAAAAACTGATGGATTTGTTTGTATCATATGAAGGCATAAGGGATATAATTGCGAAAGGCGATACAAAGGCAAGCATCACATTAAAATCAGGAATAAATACGGATTTAAGGGTAGTGGAAGATGAGGAATTTCCATATGCGCTGCATCACTTTACAGGCAGCAAGGAACATAACACTGCAATGAGGCACAGGGCAAAACAGATGGGCATAAAGATGAATGAATACGGACTCTTTTTTGGAGAGGAAATAATAAAATGCAAAAGTGAAGAAGAAATATTTAATAAACTTGGTTTGTCTTATATCCCTCCCGAGTTAAGAGAAAATATGGGAGAAATAGAAGCTGCGGAAAAAGGCAAACTGCCTGTATTAATAGAGGAAAGAGATATTAAAGGATTGTTTCACGTGCATACAACATACAGTGATGGTTCAAATACCCTTGAGGAAATGGTAGAAGCGGCAAGAAAGCTTGGATATGAATATATTGGCATAACAGATCACAGTAAATCTGCTTTTTATGCTGGAGGTCTTAAAGAAGAGGATATATTGAGGCAGTTTGAAGAAATTGACGCATTAAACAATAAATACAGGGATATAGTTACATTAAAGGGAATAGAATCAGACATACTTCCAGATGGTTCACTTGATTATGAAGAAGATATTATGAAAAAATTTGATTTTGTAATAGCATCTGTTCATTCTAATTTCAGGATGAATAAAAAAGATATGACTAACAGATTAATAAATGCGCTTAAAAATAAATACACAAAAATAATGGGGCATATTAGCGGAAGGCTTCTTCTATCAAGAGACAGCTATGATTTTGATATATATGAAGTTATCAATGCGGCAGCTGACTACAACAAAATAATCGAGATAAATTCAAGTCCCTACAGGCTTGACCTTGATTGGAGGTATATAAAATATGCAAAAGAAAAAGGGATTAAACTTGCCATATGTCCTGATGCGCATAACATAGAAGGGCTTAAGGATGTTAAGTATGGGATTGGCATAGCAAGAAAAGGCTGGCTTGAAGCAAAGGATGTTATTAATACATATAATGTGATGGATGTAATAAAGTTTTTTAGATAAAAAGTGACAATTCGGGTACGTCCCCTTTTGTCATTTTTTATTATTGAATTATTCAACATAAAAAAGCAAAAAATATATTGACTAAAATTTATTTATGTGATATTATTTATACATATCCCGGGTATAGTGGGAATGCGAAAAACACAAAAAATGTGAAAGGAGAAATAATAATGAAGAAGATAGACCTTATAATAATAGGTGGGAGTGCAGCGGGTATGGTAACAGCTTCAACAGTGAGAAAATTTCATAAAGATAAGACAATCTTGATTATAAGGGATCAGCCGGAGGTTCCTGTTCCATGCGGTATACCTTATATTTTTGGAACTTTGAAGAGTTCGTCAGAAGATATTGTGCCTGACAAAAATATGACAGACAAAAACATTGATATACTTATTGACAGGGTTATAAAGGTGGATTTGAAAGAAAAAATTGTCGAAACAAAAACAGGCAAAAAGTTCGGATATGAAAAGCTGGTTTTTGCAACAGGGTCTAATCCAACAATACCATCATTTATAAAAGGCACTGAACTGAAAAATGTTTACACCATAACTAAATATATTTATGAAATAGATGCATTAAAAGATGCCTTGAAGGGATTAAATAAGGTTGTTGTCATTGGAGGAGGATTCATTGGGATAGAGGTTTCTGATGAGATAAACAAATTAAAAAAGAATGTAACCCTGATAAGCTCAAGCAAAAATGTTTTATGGAAATCCTTTGATGAAAAGTTCTCTTCAAAAGTAGAGGAAAGCCTCATAAACAGAGGAATAAATCTAATAAAAGGCAAAAGGGCTACAGAAATAGCAGGTGATGGGAAGGTGTCACATGTAGTTTTCAATGATGGAGATAAAATGGAAGCAGATGCGGTTATATTAGCATTGGGGACAAGAGCCAA
This is a stretch of genomic DNA from Aceticella autotrophica. It encodes these proteins:
- a CDS encoding stalk domain-containing protein is translated as MLIPKQKTAKALIGVMLCSAVLSMPVSGLAKPTHTAVFTVNQSTFVADNNTETMDAKTFMMNNRTYVPMRYLAYALGVTPDNITWNDAIQTATLTLKDDTTITLKFIIGSTTYYINNQLRQMDVVPVSRDNRIYLPARFVAEAFGYKADWDNNRNAVMISYDSQREDVKNSQTSRSGISRNIPQNIFSKTISCGSQGEDVEKLQIALETLGYYNSSIDGVFGSYTQDAVINFQKANGLDADGIVGPATQEAISKTDNIQTIIANKLQEIKNSKDMIINNSNTIQADLKNVDYSKYPIIIQKEMLIANDIVNKKVPYVWAGGHGEIVSGYSPDASHGLDCSSFVGYILYHATGNSNWDTTADLQYNLCIPVKQQDLQPGDLLFYGSGNNITHVTMYVGNGYMVQEYEAGLPAIYTETSYDFVAAGRPKEIK
- the polX gene encoding DNA polymerase/3'-5' exonuclease PolX, with the translated sequence MDKKVIVDILNEIGLLLELKGENPFKSRAYYNAARTIEVLDEDIEALVKEDRLKYVKGIGEAINKKISELILTGKLVYYENLKASIPEGLVEMLKVPGLGPKKIKIIYDKLNISTIGELEYACIENRLIELPGFGEKTQKKILEGIQFVKQFRGQHLFVEAYNEAVKLKAYIDNTNFAIRSEIAGSLRRKKEIVKDIDILASSNNSQKLMDLFVSYEGIRDIIAKGDTKASITLKSGINTDLRVVEDEEFPYALHHFTGSKEHNTAMRHRAKQMGIKMNEYGLFFGEEIIKCKSEEEIFNKLGLSYIPPELRENMGEIEAAEKGKLPVLIEERDIKGLFHVHTTYSDGSNTLEEMVEAARKLGYEYIGITDHSKSAFYAGGLKEEDILRQFEEIDALNNKYRDIVTLKGIESDILPDGSLDYEEDIMKKFDFVIASVHSNFRMNKKDMTNRLINALKNKYTKIMGHISGRLLLSRDSYDFDIYEVINAAADYNKIIEINSSPYRLDLDWRYIKYAKEKGIKLAICPDAHNIEGLKDVKYGIGIARKGWLEAKDVINTYNVMDVIKFFR
- a CDS encoding FAD-dependent oxidoreductase, which gives rise to MKKIDLIIIGGSAAGMVTASTVRKFHKDKTILIIRDQPEVPVPCGIPYIFGTLKSSSEDIVPDKNMTDKNIDILIDRVIKVDLKEKIVETKTGKKFGYEKLVFATGSNPTIPSFIKGTELKNVYTITKYIYEIDALKDALKGLNKVVVIGGGFIGIEVSDEINKLKKNVTLISSSKNVLWKSFDEKFSSKVEESLINRGINLIKGKRATEIAGDGKVSHVVFNDGDKMEADAVILALGTRAKSELAKDAGLSLDETGAIMVDGYMRTSVKDVYAVGDCAHKTDFFTGKTSGVMLASIAAAEARIASLNMYGIVSSRKSLGTVSAFSTKVGNLVVASAGLTEMQSVEEGYDVIVGEASATDRHPGKFDDVSMQEVKLIFERRSGYIIGGQISGGVSVGEMINIIALAIQQRMTISEMVHLQIATHPLVTSAPTAYPIVMAALDALSKY